Within Spodoptera frugiperda isolate SF20-4 chromosome 22, AGI-APGP_CSIRO_Sfru_2.0, whole genome shotgun sequence, the genomic segment CTATTTTTGTTAGGGCTATTTTAAACGTAGCGTGGGTCGATGTTTAGGGCgttttaatctatactaatataataaagctgaagaatctgtttgtttgtttgtttgaacgtgctaatctccgaaaatactggttattatttttgtgttggatagtgcatttattgaagaaggctataaaacatcacgctatgaccaaaaggAGCTGAGTAGAGCGAGTAAAaccacgcggaagtagctagttggtTAATAAAGAATgttactaccgcactcagagacattttattattactacaactattccttagtaatgattttaaatcgagaacaattgctaaggactgggttaaataacctTTAAATGACGGTTAGTGTGTGAATTCACATGTACACATGACACgtagacccaaaacaacaatttaaaacacaaagaattgctccatgCAGGTagtcaaacccgctacacgttgcgcggcagccggttgcccagccaccgcaccaaccttgCAGTCAATAATTAAAACTGTTGTATGATAAATAGACTCACCTCTTCCCTAATTGACATAGGACTCATATCATAGCGGTAATAGGAGGTTATAATAGAAATTACTATTTTACTTcgctacatagtataaaacaaagtcgctttctctgtccctatgcccctttgtatgctttaaaaccacgcaacggattttgatgcagttttttaagACAGATAGAGTGAtccaagaggaaggtttatatatgtataatacatgcataatatatcaccattgcacccatgcgaagctggggcgggttgctagttcacaataaaatatattaagttaaaattgcTTAGTGCCGAATCAAGTTACAATAAGTAGAACCTAGGCATAACTTAAGACACACTTAACCCTTGAAAGAGAATACAATATGACCCATTAATGCCCTTTATATTCTGTTGTGTGGAATTTGTTAGCAGTTCATGGTTAAGTAGCTCGCCCATGGATTAATGGCATTTCGTATTAGGTTTCGTTAGCACAGAATAAATAGGTAGtacaaatatgtggtttcggTAGCTGAATTTCTTAGCTAAAGTCAATGACCGATTACAGATAGATGAACAGACCAGTCCTCTGGTCACGGGATACGTCGAACaggctttttttaaaaaaaaaaaacgttgccccacactaggattttctcctgtgtcgtgggtgcgtttacaaacatacaagttcacatacacatgacacccagacccgaaacaacaatttgtgggtcacacaaagaattgcttcgtgcgggaatcgaacccgctttaCTTTGCACGGCTgccggtcgcccagccaccgcaccaactgtgcagtcaaattaaaaaataaaacttaataccGTCATAAAAAATCAGTTTAAACCAAAAccagttacaaaatatttagacaGGGCTTCGCCTagatatacctatatgtattacGTAGTGATAATCTTCATTTGTGAGTCGACCCAGTGAACCGAGGCGCGATGATACGAGTATCTACGGATTAATCCCGCGCGCGCGCCTGATGCTGATAACTGTCACACATCATCACACATtcgtgttaattttattttcggtAAACTAGGTTTTAGACACGCGTAGAGTACAATAGAAAAAGTGCCACGTGGTTAATTATGGAATAGATTATATTTAGCACTCTTGCTCTTACTGTGGGTGTGTTAAAACTGATTAAGGGGATTACACGTTTGGCTGAGGCAACAGCGCTTGttaataaacctgaaccttttaatcTTCCAAGCATAGAGGttgtatccggagctgcggactacctagcgggtttaccggggctcctgctcgaaaagtaggagtaggaacggggtgttttttaatcagtaagagtctgacactccctctcgccttgcccaaggcgggagaagtcattggatgattttccccctcaaaaaaaagcctgTTAAGTGTGGGGATAAGACATAAATCTTTTCAACAGTGCACGTCTTCCAGCTAACTAATATGACCACTCAAATTCATAtctattaaacataatttacttttGTTGCAGCCAAAATGCGTTTCATCCTATCCGCCATGTTGTTGCTGTCCGCCATCTTGTCGTGCGCGACGCAGGCGCAGTACCCGCGGCCCCGTCGCCCGGAGCGCTTCGACACCGCCGAGCAGATCTCCAACTATCTCAAGGAGTTGCAGGAGTATTACTCCGTGCATGGGAGAGGAAGGTACATATAAGggttcataattttataaaattattggaTGCAAGTGGTTAGTCACAGATAAAGTTCAACGTCGCAAGTAAAGTTTGCTTGCGAGAATAGCTGGTATACCGTATGAAGAAacttcttatgacttaatttaaaccacatatttgttatcatcttgactgacaatatacgaaaaatgagcgaaataggcccagtaggtaagccaaaaagtgtattattctctttgagctaatttgaacactctttacaaatacggcattgcatcagccgcgccacatgtccgtaacattcctagacaacctacaacatttcAGCTCTTCTGTGActaaggaacatggagctgttcacacagaatttaatacgtgattaatttcagtatttattttgtttaaaaaatctaagttttttttcgttcagttttcgttgaaatataatacttgtagttttatttaagtcataTCTGCacactgtataataaaatattaagttttttctGTACAATTAGCGAAGAGGCTAGCAATTACCTATAATTGGTTACAACACAACGTGATCCTTGAATGGAACAATTCGCATCTAGATGTGATGTGTacgtgaaattgtgtgtttgtaaacacaacacatccatgacacaggagaaaatcctagcgtggggtTCACGTTAATCTTCCCTTTGAGAGAGCACACTCTGTTGCTGGCCATAATCCCTACGTTTGACGGTAGTTCCATTTAAAAAGTTGCAATGACAGTAGTCCCATGCTGGGCGCCAACAGAAGTTGTGTTTATTTTGGTATTGAAAAAAAGTGTTGTAGCGTTTATCTGTTAATATGTTGTAAAGTGTGTGAGCACAGTGTAgagaaacttatttatttgtaaagattTCAATTCATACGctgtatgaataaaataaaaagtcccATGTTGGGTGTCAATATTATTACATGATTCAATTAAATGTGTATTGTTTATTCTATTTCTATTCCAATTATAATTCGTTAATTGCTACACACTACACTACgttgtcaaaataattttagttacacTACTTCGCAGTAGATGTCACTATTACAAGTCACATGTCACTATTATgaaacaacgccatctatcctCAAAGTACTGAACTACGTTTACCACTGCGTTTCGTAAGCCTTGTTCCTTCTTGACTTTGTCCGTAAAAGGGTTTTAACGACatctataattttctttttattgacacagttataatttattactgcctcgttggtcgagtggctaCAAGCGTGTTGGacaaggggtatcgggttcCATTCCgtggtcgggcgaagtattactgagcttttttcggtatttcgaaaatttctcagtaatagcacggagtctggaattgtgcccagtataaggcaataggctcaccccctattacattggacttataacacgaatgatgaaaagtgggtgtacatcgtaatgtgcacctctgtctataCCTTccgggataaaaagcgtgacgttagatgttacaatttattatttaaaaattttagttatttaagtaGCGTATGtattagttatttaagagattgacgtgtaaaatagttacattgtaacctatttgcaaaaataaatatcatttatcatttatgtatttacagatACGGCAAGAGACAAATGCACATAGCTGATGCCTCCGTGATCTTCAGAGAAAGTCCATTCTTCGAGCACAACCTGAATGACGAACCGGTATTCAAAAACCTTGGCTACtagtaaatacaatacaatataaacataaataaatataataaacaacacaatacaatacaataatccAGAATAAAACTACTTATctgttaatatttatattgtatttttcttttacttaaaattatttttttgctgaTTTATTTCTGAAATGTAtagaagttaatttatttttgttgtataattGCAATAATTCGTTGTCAAAATGACTTTAAAACAATAGTTATAGATATACAGATGCTTGATTGGAAAAGACACAAttacacttttttattattaatagttatttgtAGTTACAATGACTTAAAACAATAGTTATAAAGAAATACAGATGCTTATGAAAGATTGGAAAAGACACTTCTTTATTATTCATGAAAATTGTATTagacttattattttaaaacagaattGGATAGAGCCATTTTAAATTTATGCGACGTCTTACGTGATGTGATCTAAAAGCGAATGTGAAGCGGTGCGATGCGACGCGAAtacaacaaactgtcaaaatgtattgacgtTGCCTACATGACCAACCGCACGTGTGAGCGCTAAGCGATCAATTGGCttgtcacaccgcatcgcgttgaattcgagtgtcaccgcaccgcttcgcgttcgcttctagatcgctctcACAAGTCGTCGCATTTggacaaacataattttaaattgtgttagAATTTGCCTCTCTCATTTTTGGATACAAAATCCCCTATAGATAcagcaaaataataatgtaaaagaGAGTCTTAATAGATAGCAAAATCATGCTGTGCTTACGAATTTTCTTACAATAGAATATATTACAAATCAGAATTCTATcctgttaaattattaaaaactagcggcttcgcctgctTTCGTGggattaaaaatactttataacccaaatcagctcataccctgtctgtataccaaatttcatcaaaatccatttagtagtttcagcgttattgacggacaaatatccaaacaaacaaactttcacatttacaatattagtgtgatcaGTTTTGATTAAATGATTATATTGTATAGTCAAACGAAAACCTGTATAGTCAACTGTCTagtcaattaattataatttcagtcttatttatttaaactgcaaaaagaaaatgtgtcaaaatataataaaaataatcataaaaatagtttacaaGCTGGGTGTACaactatttttatgattttaataaatatgtaatacgagtaaatttatttattttattgtctagataattaaataaaattatgtaataaataaattaataatatacaaacGAATGTTATTGACATTGTATGTAGTATTTATTCAAAATGCAAAATTGTTTCATGGCGttcttgttttattgtttatccTTTCCAAAATACGTAAAAGATCCAAGATCCAAATGTCTAAAAAGACAGACAGAGggtttttttgtgggggaaaatcatccaatgacttctcccgccttgggcgaggcgagagggagtgtcagactcttactgatcaaaaaccaccccgttcctactcctgcttttcgagccggagccccggtaacccgttaggtagtccgcagctccggatagacAGATGTGTACATATACGAtgaacacctacttttcaccagttatattatgagtcccatgtaataggaggtagCAATGTGGGGACTTGGGAAGCAATTAAGGAGACGTGTAGTTCTTACAAAGTACCTTTAATTGTGTatcttatgcccgaatactcaaacgctactcaattttaagacgctctcaaatgtagttctgccactatcaattctttataaaatgacagagatagcacgatatttaagtacaacttaaaattgagtagtgtttgagtattcgggcgttataCATCCAACTTATGCTATTTATAagggcgaggtgtcacacacactataAGGTGCCTCTATTGCCATGTAGCATGTTTAGTATTTATGGTATATGCCGGTAGTCTTGtagatgaatcacctgatggtaagcaatcgccgcagctcAAGGACACTCAAAATActagaggcgtcacaagtgtgttg encodes:
- the LOC118279937 gene encoding pro-neuropeptide Y-like, whose product is MRFILSAMLLLSAILSCATQAQYPRPRRPERFDTAEQISNYLKELQEYYSVHGRGRYGKRQMHIADASVIFRESPFFEHNLNDEPVFKNLGY